The genomic region GTTTTTTTGGTTTTATTTAATACGTTAGCTTTTTCAAAAGAACTTCCCAATATTTTAGAATTGAAGTACGACCTCACTCAAAACGGAGAGTCGCTGGGAACAGTCATTGAGAAATTTATGATTGATGAGGTAGGAAACTATCATATTGAGAGCATTACAAAAGGGATTGGTCTATACGCTCTGTTTGGAGATCGAGTATTGATGAGCGAAGGCAAGATTACAATTGAAGGCTTAAAGCCACAACGCTTTGAAGTCCATCAAGGAAGTAATGCGAGTAAAAATGCAATCGTAGATTTTGATTGGGACAATAAAATATTGATTACTCAGTATAAGGGCAGTGAAACAAAAGAGAATATAGAAAATAAAACACAAGACTTGATTAGTTACTTATACCAATTTAATTATGAAAATTTTGACGAGCCTATAATTGAATTTGTGGCTGCCACTGGCAAGAAATATAAAAAATATCAATTCAGAGTTATAGATAAAAAAGTGGCACTTTCCTTAGGCAATACAAACTTTGAGACCACTTCAATTCAAAGTATCGCAGAAAAAGACGGAAAGCCAGAAACTCAAATATGGTTGAGCAATAAGCTTTATAAGCTGCCTATTCGTATTCGTTATCAGGAAAAGAATGGCTCAACGTTAGAGCAAAACTTGGTGCAGACGAATATAGATCTAAATGCATTTTAATCGCACAAAAAAACTTTTAAAAAGTAACCATGTAAAATTTTTGCTAGCCATTGTAGTTTCAATTCTGGCTCATCTTTTTTTGTTGGGAGGTATAGATATATACAACCCATTCTTTTTAAAAGACTCAGATAGTCTAAATATTGTTATTGTCAGCCACCTTGAAAGCCCTTTGAAAAATGATCAACCGGTAAGTCGAAAGAAATCAAATGCCCCAAAAAAAAGCATTAAGCAAAACAAAGAAATAGATAACAATTCGATTAAAAAAGAAGAGGGTAAAGGAGATGATTTAGAACAGAGCATTGAACATAATGATTTAAACCAAACTCCCAATAGCGACGAAAAAAAAGAAATCCACTATAAAAAAGTGATTATTGATTATGATGTAAGAAGAGGCATAGATGGTTCACCTATTGGTGCTGCCAAAACGACCTATTCAATAGATCAAGATAATCGTTACAGTATTAGAAACGAAGTTGAGGCAAGGGGATTTGTGTCTCTTTTTTATTGGAATAAATTAGTGCAAACAAGTAATGGGCTAGTCACTTCAGAAGGCTTGAAGCCACTTAATTACCATTATCAATTCGGCAGCAAGATAGATAATTCAGCAGCATTTGATTGGGAATCTAAAAAAATAATTACTACAATGAATGGAAAAGTAAATGAGTTTGAAATATTGGAAGGTTCACAAGATATGTTGAGCTTCATGTATCAATTCATGTTTGAGCCCCCTTTAACCAAAATGAAACTGTATATTACAAATGGTAAATCTTACAAGCCCTATGATTATGCTTATATTGGAGATGAAGTTATTGAGACTGACGTTGATAAGATAGCAACAATGCATATAGCAAAGTTTAATTATAACAATGAAGAAAGAATTGATTTGTGGCTTGCAAAAGACTATAGGTATCTTCCAATCAAAATAAGAAAAACAGAAAAAGATGGAAGTATTTTAGATCAATCCGCAAAAAAAATTGAAACTGAAAGCCTAGGTTTATAAATATGCTTAATCTGAATTTGATGCAACACTGTGCCAATATTTTGGGGGAGGCATTAGATTTTCATGGCCCTGCCGATATGAAATTGAGTAACTATTTTCGAGAGCATGGCGAATTGGGACAGAAAGATAGAGGTGAGATTGCTGAATGTATCTATGGTGTGATTCGGAGATTTAGATTTTTAAAGAAAATAAATGGAGATGAAAATAACTATAAAAAACTAGTTATTGCCTGGCTAATAAAAATTGAAGGAAGAAGTATTAGAGACCTGGAGCATGAATTAAGTAAAGAAGAAGTTGAATGGGCCAAAACATTAAAATCAAAAGATACAGAAGAATATACATGGCCAGAAAAATTAAGTCTACCTGACTGGCTTTGGGATTTATTAGTTGAACAATATGGCATAGATGAGGCAATACTTTTAGCTAGAAGTTTTCTTGAGCCAGCTAAATTGGATATACGAGTTAATACAATAAAAATAAGTCGAGATGATCTGGTTGATGAACTTGCAAAAGATACAACTGATATTGAAGTTATGACCTATTCCCCATCCGGCATCAGAATTGCCCGAGGGACGTCGCTAAGTCGAAATAGATTATTTTTAGAAGGAAAGATTGAAGTTCAGGATGAAAGCAGTCAAATATTAAGTTTTCTGGTAGATGCAAAAAGAGGAATGATGGTTGCAGACTTTTGCGCTGGCGCAGGTGGGAAGAGCTTAGCCATTGGGGCAATTATGAAAAACACTGGCCGCATATATGCTTATGATATTTCTGAAAAACGAATTATTAATTTAGGTAAGCGACTAAAAAAATCAGGATTATCTAACTTATTCGCACAAAAGATTAAAAATGAAAAAGATGCAAAGTTAAAAAAATTACATGGAAAATTTGATCGAGTACTTGCTGACGTTCCTTGCAGCGGAACTGGCACATTTAGAAGAAATCCAGATTTGAAATGGAAAAATTCTATTCAGGACTTAGATGAGCTTAATTTAAAACAGTTAGCTATTCTTGAGGAAGCTAAAAAACTAGTAAAAAAAGAAGGCCGATTAATTTATTCCACATGTAGTCTTTTAAAAAGAGAAAATGGGCTCATTGTTGAAAGTTTTTTAGAGAAAAATAAAAACTTTAAAATAATTTCAGCGAACGATATTTTGATAAAAAATCAAATACCACTTTCGACAGGTATTTTTTTGGAACTGACCCCGCATAAACAGAAAACAGACGGATTTTTTGCAGCAGTTCTAGAGCGAACTGATTAAATGAAAAAATTAACGTTTATAAGGTAATTTTTCAGCGTAAGATTCTATTCTTGTCCAGTCAAAGTAAGGGCCTGGGTCTGTTTTTCGTGATGGCGCAATATCAGAGTGACCTACAATACATTCAATCGGATATTTTTTTAGTATGCTTTGAATAAGTTTTTCTAAGCACTTATATTGCTCAGGTTCAAAAATATCATAGTCGCTACCTTCCAGTTCAATCCCAATCGAAAAATCATTGCAATGATTAAATTGATTCCATGTTGATTCACCTGCGTGCCAGGCCCGATCCAAACATGACACAAATTGAATGAGTGAACCATCTCTTCTAATTAAAAAATGAGAGGATACTTTTAGATTTGAAATAGATTTAAAGTATTCGTGGTCGTCAGGGTTAATTTTATTTGTAAATAAATCAATGATACTATTGCCGCCATAAGTTCTGGGTGGAAGGCTAATATTATGAATTACAATCAAATTAATATTAGACTTATTCGGTCGATTGTCAAAGTTAGGCGATAATATAATCTTTGCTTGATCTGCAAATCCTGAGTCGTTTATTAATAAAGATGTAAGCATTGTTAATTTGAGTGGTGTTTAAAATTAAAGGATTGAAATGATTTTTTTAGAATTATTTTTTATGTTATTAGTTATTCTAGTCTCAGCTGAGATATTTACCAATGCACTTGAGCATTTAGGAGAAAAATTAAAAATTTCAGAGGGCGTCACAGGATCAATTTTTGCGGCTATAGGAACTGCTCTTCCAGAGACATTAGTTCCGCTATTAGCACTTTTGTCTTCTCATGGAGATAAGGAGACTAACCACCAGGTTGGAGTCGGAGCAATTTTAGGCGCCCCTCTCATGCTCTCTACTTTAACAATGTTTATTATGGCTATGTCTGTAATTGGGCATAGAGGATTTGGAGGGCATTTAAAACCTGAAAAAACTGGATTGATTAGGGACTTAGATTTTTTTATATGCTCATTTATCTTTGCTGGCATAGCTTTATTTATTCCACATACGTCCGAGCTTGCTAGAGGCTTAATAGCATTTTTAATGGTTTTTTCATATTTTATTTATATTTTAGTGACTATTCGAGCATCAAAAAAACTTGTTAACGAAGGCCATGCCACTGAAGCGTCAAATCCTATGTTTATGGAAAGAATTGGTCTTCCAAATAATTATTTGATTATTTCCATTCAATTACTTATTGGCTTAGCTCTGTTGGTATTTGGAGCAAAAGGGTTTATTTCTGGCATTGAGGAAACTTCGTCTATTTTAGGAATTTCTGCACTTATTTTGTCTATGTTAATTATTCCAATAGCGACTGAGCTCCCTGAAAAAGTGAACAGTATTTTTTGGATTCGCAAAGGTAAAGACACACTTGCTTTTGGAAATATAACTGGCGCGATGGTATTTCAGGGAACACTTCTTCCCGCAATTGGCATACTTCTTACGCCATGGGAGCCAAGAAAAGAAGTTTATTTATGTATTTTTATAACACTTCTTTCTTCTTTATGGATCAGAATTCTCATTCAAAAATCTAATATCAAAATTTGGCATTTAGGTATAAATGGTATTTTTTATTTTACATATCTATATTTTGCACTTCATTGATTTAGTTTTTATTTGTGAAAAAAGATAATCCGTCGCTGATCCGAGTTTATGGTTCCTTAATATATGAATTATTTGCTCTAATACCTATATGGATGGTAACAGGATTTATTTTTATATATTTCTTTGATGAATTTTTTGGTGCATATCGTAGACCAGTATTTCAGATTTATTTATGGCTTATGTCAGGAATTTATTTAACCTATTGCTGGACTAAATCGGGCCAGACTCTCGCAATGAGAGCATGGAAATTGAAAATAGTTTCTAGGCGTGGAACCCTTAATCAAAAATTAGCATGGAAGCGTTATATTTATGCAACCTTGGGCGTGCTTATAGGAGGTATAGGTTTTCTATGGGCACTTACCAATAAGAAACATTTGTATCTTCACGATCAAATTTTAAATAATTATTTTATTGATGTTCAGTTTTATAAATCATCATCACACCGATTGAAAAAAAGATAAGTGTAGGAATTGCTGCACAAGAAAGTGGGTGCCAGTCATTAAGAAGACCGATATATCTAAATCCTGAGTTCATAATTTGGTAGAAAATACCAAATAGAATTCCTAGAAATATTTTTACATTTTTACCTCCAGAGCGTTCTTGAAAAAATCCGAATGGTATTGCAAACAACACCATTGCAATAGATGCTAGCGGATAAATTAATTTTTCCCATAAAGCAATTTCATACCTAGTAACTTTTTGCCTATTATTTTTCAGATATTTGATGAAATGGATAAGGCCCATAGATGACATTTTTTCTGGAGAGACCAGAAGAACATTCATCATTTCAGGTTTTATAAGCGATTTCCAATTTGCACTTTTGAGAGAAATTGTAGAAATTTTATCTTGATTAAAAATTGTTTGATCAACATCCTCAAGTTTCCATTCAGATTCTTTAAAGTTGGCTTTTTTAGCATTTGTAATTGTTCTTAAATGAAAATTATTATCGAATTCGTATATACGTATATTTGACAAGCTTGTATCGGGCAAAACATGCTCAACATTAATAAAGCTATTACTATCTTTAATCCACAAACCAGATCTAAATTCTTGAGTCACAATAGACTCTTTGGCTGTAATTCTTATTTCTTGCGCTTTTTTTTCTGAAAGAGGAGTCACAAGATCTCCCACCGCAAATGTAAACAAAGTAAAAAATAGCCCTGTAAACGAAAGGGTAAACGCTATGTGCTTTATTGAGTATCCGCTTGAGCGTATAACAGTTAATTCAGAATTTTCAGAAAGCTGTCCGATGGCATACATAGATCCAATAAGGACAGCGATTGGTACGATTTCATAAACATGTCCTGGAATACTAAGAACAACATAACTAAAAATGCTAAGTAAGTTATATGTTCCTTTGCCCAAATCATTTATTTCTTGAATAAAATCAAAAAAGGACAATATACCTATGAGACCAATCATGACCCAGAAAATCGGTATAGCAAGCTCTAAATTAAGATATCGATACAAAATTTTCATTTTGTATTTAAGTTGCTTTTGAGATTAAAAAGCGGCTGATTGATTGATCGTTTATAAGTAAAATAAATCGCTGCAAATAAAAAAATAAGATGAATTGGCCAAAAACCAATGGTGACACTTACTTTTTTTAGGGAGATAAGTGTATTCATAATAGCTAAAAGATTATTGTAAATAATAAAAATTAAGACAGCAAAAATAATATTAAGAGATCTTCCCGCGCGAGGATTAGTAAAGCTTAAAGGAATAGCTAAGAAAACCAATAGAATGCATGATATAGGTGATGCAATCCTCCACTGAAGTTCTAATCGGTCGGCCAAAGTTTTTGATTTAATTACATCAGAAAGTTTTTTGCTATCAACAGTTTCTATGAAGGGCTCCACAGGTTGTTGGGCTGTCAATATGCCGTATTGGTCAAATTCTGTAGTAGAAAATTCTTTTGTATTTGGCACGCCCTCGTACCTTCGGCCTTTTTGTAAAATAATATAGTTATCACCTTTGTTTGAAATTTCTCGATGACCGTTGCTAGCAATCACAACGCCTAATTTGTTATTATGCTTTGTTTGAACAAAAATGTTTTTTA from Candidatus Methylopumilus universalis harbors:
- the ampD gene encoding 1,6-anhydro-N-acetylmuramyl-L-alanine amidase AmpD, which produces MLTSLLINDSGFADQAKIILSPNFDNRPNKSNINLIVIHNISLPPRTYGGNSIIDLFTNKINPDDHEYFKSISNLKVSSHFLIRRDGSLIQFVSCLDRAWHAGESTWNQFNHCNDFSIGIELEGSDYDIFEPEQYKCLEKLIQSILKKYPIECIVGHSDIAPSRKTDPGPYFDWTRIESYAEKLPYKR
- a CDS encoding sodium:calcium antiporter codes for the protein MIFLELFFMLLVILVSAEIFTNALEHLGEKLKISEGVTGSIFAAIGTALPETLVPLLALLSSHGDKETNHQVGVGAILGAPLMLSTLTMFIMAMSVIGHRGFGGHLKPEKTGLIRDLDFFICSFIFAGIALFIPHTSELARGLIAFLMVFSYFIYILVTIRASKKLVNEGHATEASNPMFMERIGLPNNYLIISIQLLIGLALLVFGAKGFISGIEETSSILGISALILSMLIIPIATELPEKVNSIFWIRKGKDTLAFGNITGAMVFQGTLLPAIGILLTPWEPRKEVYLCIFITLLSSLWIRILIQKSNIKIWHLGINGIFYFTYLYFALH
- a CDS encoding DUF3108 domain-containing protein, producing the protein MKRLLPFKKWLAVFLVLFNTLAFSKELPNILELKYDLTQNGESLGTVIEKFMIDEVGNYHIESITKGIGLYALFGDRVLMSEGKITIEGLKPQRFEVHQGSNASKNAIVDFDWDNKILITQYKGSETKENIENKTQDLISYLYQFNYENFDEPIIEFVAATGKKYKKYQFRVIDKKVALSLGNTNFETTSIQSIAEKDGKPETQIWLSNKLYKLPIRIRYQEKNGSTLEQNLVQTNIDLNAF
- a CDS encoding RDD family protein yields the protein MKKDNPSLIRVYGSLIYELFALIPIWMVTGFIFIYFFDEFFGAYRRPVFQIYLWLMSGIYLTYCWTKSGQTLAMRAWKLKIVSRRGTLNQKLAWKRYIYATLGVLIGGIGFLWALTNKKHLYLHDQILNNYFIDVQFYKSSSHRLKKR
- the lptG gene encoding LPS export ABC transporter permease LptG yields the protein MKILYRYLNLELAIPIFWVMIGLIGILSFFDFIQEINDLGKGTYNLLSIFSYVVLSIPGHVYEIVPIAVLIGSMYAIGQLSENSELTVIRSSGYSIKHIAFTLSFTGLFFTLFTFAVGDLVTPLSEKKAQEIRITAKESIVTQEFRSGLWIKDSNSFINVEHVLPDTSLSNIRIYEFDNNFHLRTITNAKKANFKESEWKLEDVDQTIFNQDKISTISLKSANWKSLIKPEMMNVLLVSPEKMSSMGLIHFIKYLKNNRQKVTRYEIALWEKLIYPLASIAMVLFAIPFGFFQERSGGKNVKIFLGILFGIFYQIMNSGFRYIGLLNDWHPLSCAAIPTLIFFSIGVMMIYKTEHQ
- a CDS encoding RsmB/NOP family class I SAM-dependent RNA methyltransferase, yielding MLNLNLMQHCANILGEALDFHGPADMKLSNYFREHGELGQKDRGEIAECIYGVIRRFRFLKKINGDENNYKKLVIAWLIKIEGRSIRDLEHELSKEEVEWAKTLKSKDTEEYTWPEKLSLPDWLWDLLVEQYGIDEAILLARSFLEPAKLDIRVNTIKISRDDLVDELAKDTTDIEVMTYSPSGIRIARGTSLSRNRLFLEGKIEVQDESSQILSFLVDAKRGMMVADFCAGAGGKSLAIGAIMKNTGRIYAYDISEKRIINLGKRLKKSGLSNLFAQKIKNEKDAKLKKLHGKFDRVLADVPCSGTGTFRRNPDLKWKNSIQDLDELNLKQLAILEEAKKLVKKEGRLIYSTCSLLKRENGLIVESFLEKNKNFKIISANDILIKNQIPLSTGIFLELTPHKQKTDGFFAAVLERTD
- a CDS encoding DUF3108 domain-containing protein, producing MHFNRTKKLLKSNHVKFLLAIVVSILAHLFLLGGIDIYNPFFLKDSDSLNIVIVSHLESPLKNDQPVSRKKSNAPKKSIKQNKEIDNNSIKKEEGKGDDLEQSIEHNDLNQTPNSDEKKEIHYKKVIIDYDVRRGIDGSPIGAAKTTYSIDQDNRYSIRNEVEARGFVSLFYWNKLVQTSNGLVTSEGLKPLNYHYQFGSKIDNSAAFDWESKKIITTMNGKVNEFEILEGSQDMLSFMYQFMFEPPLTKMKLYITNGKSYKPYDYAYIGDEVIETDVDKIATMHIAKFNYNNEERIDLWLAKDYRYLPIKIRKTEKDGSILDQSAKKIETESLGL
- the lptF gene encoding LPS export ABC transporter permease LptF, producing MLFKTSLKKELLVNSITALLILLSIVMAQRITFYLRYAAKGAIPNDSIITILGLNLIKYSPLLLSLSIFLAVLLTLSRWYRDHEMIIWLSSGLSLAKIIKPIASFALPAIFMVAFLSLFLNPWAVRTADQFKNQLKSRDELSRLNPGTFKESKSLDRVFYIESFDELGSAVKNIFVQTKHNNKLGVVIASNGHREISNKGDNYIILQKGRRYEGVPNTKEFSTTEFDQYGILTAQQPVEPFIETVDSKKLSDVIKSKTLADRLELQWRIASPISCILLVFLAIPLSFTNPRAGRSLNIIFAVLIFIIYNNLLAIMNTLISLKKVSVTIGFWPIHLIFLFAAIYFTYKRSINQPLFNLKSNLNTK